The genomic stretch TCAGAACCGTAAGAACAGAGCGAGGGCAACACACGTGTGAGCAGGACAAACATAAAACAGACGCCACCTAGCGCCGCGGAGTTGTATTGCGAGAACAGACAAGATGCTGCTAGTCGAAAGTGGTAGCGCCAGTTTCACATTGGAAGCTAAAGTGGTAGCGGCAGGTTTACAGTGGTAGCACCAGTTTTACATTTATTGTCAATACTAATGTTCAAATATTTATCAAAAGTGAAGGAATATTTTGATTATATAAATATTGTTTCAAGTTCCTTGTAAACTTCCAAACAATGGGAGAGCAGCATTAAATCACAGAAAGCAAACCGAAAAACTATTAGCAATTAATAattttcattttaaaatgtacCAGAGCCAACACTATTTACAAATAACACAGTCAAAGAATACAATCCAAATAACACAGTCAAGGAATATAATCCAAATAACGGGGCCAAGTGGAAAAAAAAGGTCAGTTTTGCTTTAGAATAACATCTAAAACATTTGAGCGTCGTATTCTTGTACAACAATATTCCTATTCTCCCTACTCCTCTTCCACTTCCTCATCCGGACAGCAGTAGTATTCAACGAAGCAGATCTGTCCATCATCATTCCTGACCAAGTACTGCAAAGACAGGAACCCTCTGCTGTCTGTCCTCACCGAGACCTTACAGGATAGAGCCAGGGCCTTGGTGGACGGCTTCAGGAGAGACATCTTGTACCTGACAAAAAGCACATCAGCAAAGTGACAATCCAGTTAGCATGTTCTTCAAAACCATAATTATCCCAGTGAAAGCCATACCCTCAAAGAGTGGCCAACCAGCAAAAACATAATTTAGTAAATTAATTCCATGTTTACGTACACATTTTTGGGATTCTAGGAAATGCAGGAATCTGTAGTGCCACACTTCCCAAATATCCAAATACATGAtgataatacagtatatagaagGTTAATGTACCTGTTAGTCTGAGTCTTTGTGCACTGAAACAGCTCCATCATGTCAGAATCTTTTGGGTAATCATAATGGGCATTCCCAGAATTCCCAAAGGTAGACAACCTAAACATGAAAACAGATAAAGAGAAGAAAGATTATACTCCTCGACCATCATCCTGTAGCTGCAATGACCTCAGTACAACCAGCGAACTTGTCAAGAGTATCCAGCCTTTTGGTGGAAAGGCCAAAAGGTTTTGGATGGACTGCTACAGAGACTACAGTTAAGAGTCCTTAATTAGCTACAATACAATGCCATTTTGAGATTTCCTCatttaaaaaacacacaacacagtatTAGTATTGCACCTAAAGTATGGCTGACTGGGAGACATGGTGATCTGCAGGACCTCACTGGTCATGTCCAGCTCAGAGAAGGCCTCCTTCAGACTCTCTGACTGCAGGATGACTTTATTAGTCACATTGGTGCTGCAGAACTCAAAGTCTATGGGCTCCTCTGGCTCCTGGGTGTTGATCTTACACACAGTcaccacaccaccctcctctAGGAACAGGGTCAGGGGGTAGCCATATCCGTTGTAGCACATCCGCAAGGCAGTTGCCACTCCTTCAACAAAAAGTAGACACAAGACATGTTAGTTACTCCCAGTAGCTTTAATCATGTTTTTAGGTTCACATTTTAGAATGAAAGGTGTGGCTGTGACTCTCTCCTAGAATAAAAAGCTGATGATTTTATTAAGGTTAAAATAATGGCGTTTTGACCTGCAAAGTCTATATCAGATTGTTTTGTAAATCACCCAGGAGAGATCTGAAAGGATATCAAGACAGTCTTCTTCATTACCTGGTACTGTGCTTCCCCCGAAGATGGTGAGACAGTCCAGAAGAACAGTCAGATTGACCTGAAACCCCACTGAGTCCTCTCTGATGGTAAACTCCTGGAAGATCTCAGCCTGGAAAAGAATGACAACATTAACAAGACATGACAACACAGCCCATCTAATGGTTAATGACTCAGAATTAGTGTATGTTGATATTCCTGCACTAACCTGAATGAAGGCATTGGCTTGCAGACATTTAGAGTCCTCCACAGTGACTTTCAACCCGTTTGGTGTGGCATTGAAAATTGCATGATCTTTGAAGGTGATAGCTTTCAAGATGTTGGACAGATTCCGGACATTGTCCAGACTAGCTACAAGGACGTAGTTGTCACCTTCAGTCTGAGACTGAGTAGACAAGGGCATTTTCGATCTGAAATAAACAAAATCAACAACAATCAAAGGATGAAACCAAACTACAGTAGCTAGCTCGATTATTGAGATCAAGAATAGCTAAAGTTAACATAGCCAGTCTAGCTGTCAACCCACTTCAGCCGGCTAACGTTACGATAAATCTGATCTGCCAGCGTTAACTTTATATAACCAGTAACGCTGTGTCACACTCACACAATTGTCACTCGTTTTAGAAGATTAATCTTGATGTATCAAAGTCTGTTGACGTTTTTGAAGAATCGCGCCATCAGATTTCTTAACAATACTTTACTTCCGGGTGTTCTTCTTCGGTGGTGCATGCCCTGTCTCAAAGCCAATTGCAATATAATTTCACGATTTCGCCCCCCCTGTTTGGAGGTGTTTAAACAACTTAGTGATCCAGACAGTACCTTGTCCATTACTGAGGTGtctacacaaaaaaaaacacatcgcagccagccacgaccgggagacccagcgggtttggccggctgggatgtccatgtcccatcgcgctctagcgactccttgtggcgggcaggGAAGCTGACCTTAGATGGCTAACTGTACAGCGTTTCCTCTAAAACATTGGTGCGCCTGGCTTCCgggttattattttatttaacctttatttaactaggcaagtcagttaagaacaaattcttatttacgaccTCCTAGCAATGACGGTTAAGCAATCAGTGTGTcaagcgatgggacaagacttgTTACTACCAATTTAGATAAATTAAATTGgcgagaaaaaggggtaaaaagtacaaaaaGAATGATAATAATACTTTAAAATACCCaagaaaactacttaagtagtatctatactttactattgatatttttgacaaattttacttttactccactacagtcctaaagaaaataatgtactttttactccatacattttcgaTGACACCCAAAATTACTCGTTACATTTCGAAAGTTTAGCAGGCCAGGAAAAATTTTGTCAAATTTACGCACTTttcaagagaacattcctggtcatgcCTACTGCCCCtaatctgacggactcactaaacacaaatgcttcgttggTAAAATATTGTGTTGGTGTGCCTCTGGCTACCCGTAATTCAGAAATGAACAAATACAATCGTTCGgtctggttttcttaatataaggaatgtgaaattatttatacttttgatacttaagtatatttacaaccaaatacttttactcaagtagtattttactgggttactttcACTTGAGTAgttttctattaaggcatctttacaGTTGACtctagtatgacaattgggtacttttttcaccacGGAGTATAATTTTGCATTACACAAAATACGACACTGACATAATCAGAGTAGTTGTAGGGTTGGCTAGATATTCCCGTAATCTGCCACTAGATGGCCAAGTGTTACTGCTGATCGATATTTTGAGTGTAGCAGGTGTTCACGACTAGGGTGAAAGTCCGTTTCTGCTCTTGCCAATTCCTAATGGCATGACG from Oncorhynchus tshawytscha isolate Ot180627B linkage group LG09, Otsh_v2.0, whole genome shotgun sequence encodes the following:
- the rad1 gene encoding cell cycle checkpoint protein RAD1, whose amino-acid sequence is MPLSTQSQTEGDNYVLVASLDNVRNLSNILKAITFKDHAIFNATPNGLKVTVEDSKCLQANAFIQAEIFQEFTIREDSVGFQVNLTVLLDCLTIFGGSTVPGVATALRMCYNGYGYPLTLFLEEGGVVTVCKINTQEPEEPIDFEFCSTNVTNKVILQSESLKEAFSELDMTSEVLQITMSPSQPYFRLSTFGNSGNAHYDYPKDSDMMELFQCTKTQTNRYKMSLLKPSTKALALSCKVSVRTDSRGFLSLQYLVRNDDGQICFVEYYCCPDEEVEEE